One Desulfobulbus oligotrophicus DNA segment encodes these proteins:
- the recN gene encoding DNA repair protein RecN gives MLHELRVSNLALIDSLHLDLSTLENGLIVLTGETGAGKSIILQALNLLTGGRGAASWVRNDCNQADIEAVFSVRPDHAELNELLEQHLLTDGDTCIVRRVLAHEGRSRIFINDQAVTSRLTGDVTASLVNIASQHDQQQLLNVRYHLEYLDTFGELKDMRRQFGQLFLQWQQLFAELRRLQKLEVEKEQQRDYLRFQLEEIRKCNPSPGEDEQLLRERDRLKSADALLRLIGSSQQQLEQISSGILIEIRKGVEQAVQLDQSLLPIAERLASSGYELSDISEALRSYLQSLSLDPEQLDAINERLVQIRQLQRKFGPTLQEVVEFAQRAESELAVLESLEAKISTLELQVKKVAAEVMDRAVALSRERQKVAAQLEQGLTEELAALSFPQAVFRVAVNSSKALDMEGVHSNGRDQVEFLFSANPGEPVKPLAKIVSGGELSRLMLAMKCLLARRDQVDTIVFDEVDAGIGGQAAEAVAGKISELAEHHQVLCITHLPQIAARADLHFKVEKRVEEGRTRTVINSLTAEEQLAELARMLGGDHPTAQTLAFAADLMERKRKRTSV, from the coding sequence ATGTTACATGAACTTCGAGTGTCTAATCTTGCCCTGATCGATTCTCTTCATCTCGACCTTTCGACACTGGAGAATGGTCTGATCGTTTTGACCGGAGAAACCGGAGCGGGCAAATCCATTATCCTGCAGGCCCTGAACCTGCTGACCGGCGGGAGAGGAGCCGCCTCCTGGGTGCGAAACGATTGCAATCAGGCGGATATTGAGGCTGTCTTTTCTGTTCGTCCCGATCATGCTGAGTTGAATGAACTGCTTGAGCAACATCTTCTTACAGATGGAGACACGTGCATCGTCCGGCGTGTGCTGGCACATGAGGGGCGATCGCGTATCTTTATAAATGATCAGGCTGTGACCAGTCGCCTGACCGGTGATGTGACAGCCTCCCTGGTTAACATTGCCAGCCAGCACGATCAGCAGCAACTGCTGAACGTCCGTTATCATCTGGAATATCTGGATACTTTTGGCGAGCTGAAGGACATGCGTCGGCAGTTCGGTCAACTTTTTTTGCAGTGGCAGCAGCTCTTTGCAGAATTACGCCGGTTACAAAAGCTGGAGGTTGAGAAAGAACAGCAGCGTGACTACTTACGGTTTCAACTCGAGGAAATTCGAAAATGTAACCCATCACCAGGCGAGGACGAGCAGTTGCTGCGTGAGCGGGATCGTTTGAAATCGGCAGATGCACTGTTGCGGTTGATCGGCAGCTCCCAGCAGCAGCTCGAACAGATCAGCAGTGGGATTTTAATTGAGATCAGGAAAGGGGTTGAACAGGCGGTTCAGCTTGATCAAAGTCTTCTCCCCATAGCTGAACGACTGGCCTCATCCGGTTATGAGTTGAGCGATATATCTGAAGCGCTGCGTTCCTATCTGCAGTCCTTGTCTTTAGATCCCGAACAGCTGGACGCCATCAATGAACGATTGGTGCAGATAAGGCAGTTGCAGCGGAAGTTTGGTCCGACGCTCCAGGAGGTGGTGGAGTTTGCGCAACGAGCTGAGTCCGAGCTGGCTGTCCTGGAGAGTCTGGAAGCAAAAATTTCCACCTTGGAACTTCAGGTGAAAAAAGTTGCTGCCGAGGTCATGGACAGGGCCGTTGCCTTGAGCCGGGAGAGGCAGAAAGTTGCCGCTCAACTGGAACAGGGCTTAACAGAAGAGTTGGCTGCCCTGAGTTTCCCGCAGGCGGTTTTCCGGGTGGCGGTGAACTCGTCAAAGGCGCTGGATATGGAGGGTGTGCACAGTAATGGCCGGGATCAGGTTGAATTTTTGTTTTCAGCCAATCCGGGCGAACCCGTCAAACCTCTGGCCAAGATTGTCAGTGGCGGAGAGCTGTCACGATTGATGCTCGCTATGAAGTGTCTGCTTGCCCGTCGCGACCAGGTGGATACGATAGTGTTTGATGAGGTCGACGCGGGAATCGGAGGCCAGGCAGCCGAAGCTGTGGCAGGAAAGATCAGCGAACTGGCAGAACACCATCAGGTGCTCTGCATCACGCATCTGCCGCAGATCGCTGCACGGGCAGATCTCCATTTTAAAGTGGAAAAGCGGGTGGAAGAGGGAAGAACCAGAACGGTTATCAATTCGTTAACCGCAGAGGAGCAGCTTGCAGAGTTGGCGAGAATGCTGGGTGGGGACCATCCCACAGCCCAGACGTTGGCCTTTGCTGCAGATTTAATGGAGCGGAAAAGGAAGAGAACGTCAGTATGA
- a CDS encoding metal-dependent transcriptional regulator, which translates to MSELQQLSASLEDYIETIYHIIAEKQVARGKDIAQRLSVSGASVTEALRALSRRGLINYAPYEVVTLTEEGRQVAEDVVRRHNSLKQFFTDVLAIDVSLAEEAACKIEHTAPPEIIKRMVDFINFLEVCPRGGKDLIAGFANFCQQGQTAENCLNCISQCMQGQINEQVD; encoded by the coding sequence ATGTCTGAACTGCAACAGTTAAGCGCCAGCCTTGAAGACTATATCGAGACTATTTATCATATTATTGCTGAAAAACAGGTCGCCAGAGGCAAGGATATTGCTCAACGTTTATCCGTCAGTGGTGCATCGGTCACTGAAGCTCTTCGTGCCCTGTCCAGGCGAGGTCTCATTAACTATGCTCCTTATGAAGTCGTTACCCTGACCGAAGAGGGTCGGCAGGTCGCAGAAGATGTCGTCCGCCGTCACAATTCGCTCAAACAGTTTTTTACCGACGTTCTTGCCATTGATGTCTCGCTTGCCGAGGAAGCCGCCTGTAAAATCGAACACACCGCACCACCTGAAATAATCAAGAGAATGGTTGATTTCATCAACTTCCTAGAAGTCTGTCCTCGCGGTGGCAAAGATTTAATCGCCGGATTTGCCAACTTCTGTCAACAGGGGCAGACTGCCGAAAACTGCCTCAACTGTATCTCTCAATGTATGCAGGGACAGATCAACGAGCAAGTTGACTAA
- a CDS encoding type II secretion system protein N, with protein sequence MTALRLTIIALLVYAGVSFWYGRLEERFQKPLPTVSTGKQEELPEVEEAGEDSEKIEEGNYRIILKRNIFQSLVGERDGLSSADVDDLAETTLQLALLGTITGEKDDARAIIRNEKNSLEELYPVGASVQGAVISHITRGKVVLLVNGREEVLTIKAPENDDNEPRVSPRLDGRIMQQTGGLSEGGDTIKVPEAQPRRRISFRNTAPSQETKQFNQQPPPVPESAQETGKQSPSAASQ encoded by the coding sequence ATGACTGCGCTTCGTCTAACGATCATTGCTCTTCTTGTCTATGCCGGTGTGTCGTTCTGGTATGGCCGGCTTGAGGAGCGTTTTCAGAAACCTCTGCCGACGGTGTCGACCGGGAAGCAGGAAGAGCTTCCGGAGGTGGAAGAGGCAGGGGAGGACTCGGAGAAAATTGAGGAGGGAAATTACCGAATCATTTTAAAGAGAAACATCTTCCAATCCTTGGTTGGTGAACGAGACGGACTCTCCTCTGCCGATGTGGATGATCTGGCGGAGACCACGTTGCAGCTTGCACTGTTGGGGACGATAACCGGAGAAAAAGATGATGCCCGGGCAATTATCCGGAATGAGAAGAACTCCCTGGAAGAGTTGTATCCGGTGGGAGCGAGTGTGCAGGGTGCGGTGATCAGTCATATTACCCGGGGCAAGGTTGTTTTGTTGGTCAACGGTCGTGAGGAAGTGCTGACCATAAAGGCTCCGGAAAACGATGATAACGAGCCGAGGGTGTCCCCCCGTCTGGACGGCAGGATCATGCAACAGACTGGAGGGTTGTCAGAGGGAGGCGACACCATCAAGGTTCCGGAAGCGCAGCCTCGCAGGCGTATCAGTTTTCGCAATACAGCTCCATCTCAAGAAACAAAACAGTTCAATCAGCAACCCCCGCCAGTACCGGAATCTGCACAGGAAACCGGTAAACAGTCACCGTCTGCTGCATCGCAGTGA
- the gspN gene encoding type II secretion system protein GspN, translated as MNRIRRWLRAGIGYLLYVTGVLVLFLWLLFPQETVRRAVEGELGQMWPASSWRVGALTFALPANLILHDVEGYDRGEQGRKLVGIDRLILSVQPIASLRLRRLQAGCRIEMDKGTVDGFLSKSLSKNDVQVQGAFQAINITQLSFWQQALGREVQGVASGSFSVAVQGGTLSSLDVDLEVKNGRIGLKRPVLNHSTLPFTAITATLHGRGGALQIEHGLVKSELFDGRFSGMIRAHSPLLLSELDIEGEMDPQSDFFVGVENTLAFEALHLQLKDKALPFKISGTLLDPGLHFQEYAVLFQKLEQELH; from the coding sequence GTGAACAGAATCCGTCGATGGCTGCGTGCCGGCATCGGGTATCTCCTGTATGTGACAGGGGTACTGGTTCTGTTTCTGTGGCTGTTGTTTCCTCAGGAGACGGTACGCCGTGCAGTTGAAGGTGAACTTGGACAGATGTGGCCTGCATCGTCCTGGCGGGTTGGCGCCTTGACCTTTGCTTTGCCGGCGAATCTGATACTGCATGATGTGGAAGGATATGACCGGGGAGAGCAGGGCCGAAAACTGGTTGGAATAGATCGGCTGATCTTGTCTGTGCAACCCATTGCGTCACTGCGTCTGCGGCGACTGCAGGCCGGCTGCAGGATTGAGATGGATAAGGGTACGGTTGATGGTTTTTTATCAAAATCATTAAGCAAAAATGATGTACAGGTACAAGGAGCCTTCCAGGCAATCAATATAACGCAGCTGTCTTTCTGGCAGCAGGCATTGGGCAGAGAGGTGCAGGGGGTTGCTTCCGGCAGTTTTTCGGTAGCAGTGCAGGGCGGGACCCTGTCTTCTCTGGATGTTGATCTTGAAGTAAAAAATGGGCGTATTGGTCTGAAAAGACCTGTTTTGAACCATTCGACGCTTCCTTTTACTGCAATAACTGCTACTCTGCACGGTCGGGGTGGAGCGCTGCAGATTGAGCACGGTCTGGTGAAGTCGGAGCTGTTCGATGGGCGTTTTTCCGGAATGATCAGGGCACACTCTCCTCTGTTGCTCAGTGAGCTGGACATCGAAGGTGAGATGGATCCGCAGAGCGATTTTTTTGTCGGGGTGGAAAATACCCTTGCTTTTGAAGCGTTACATCTGCAATTAAAAGACAAGGCTCTCCCTTTTAAGATTTCAGGGACACTTTTGGATCCAGGTCTTCATTTTCAGGAGTATGCGGTTTTGTTTCAAAAACTAGAACAGGAGTTACACTGA
- the gspD gene encoding type II secretion system secretin GspD, with protein MMRTFLIYGFSAALFASCLLCGISPLCAASPKVTQQTGGAQRYVTIDFNDVDINIFIKYISELTGKNFVVDREVKGKVTIISPTRISEENAYRVFESVLEVHGFAAVPSGSIIKIVPSVVARSKNIATLHDSDMTLDGDDRVVTQIVSLKHANAEEIKNMLIPLVSKTSVIISHAGSGMLILTDFQSNISRLMEIIRTVDVPADGDEMFIIPLHRTSAESISRAIGQLFTGVQAQKGQRPEAVKIIPFERTNALIVVAPKELMPRIRALVTKLDEDVPRKDGNLHVIYLQHANAEEMVKVLTNLPGEALSGKAAPGGASGGGTVAGGAISAEIKIVADTETNALVITGPREEYEAVENLVKKLDIPRRMVYLEALIMEVKVTKDFAIGVQWADGRGSVVGGFSGRPGSAAYDNLTGMTTDPGRLPAGFTLGVLDKGIRIGDVTFPNLGAVVNAYKSDDDVNVIATPQILTTDNKKATIKVGENVPYITSKNTTSGTQQDYTNYEYKDVATSLTITPQVNQAEIVRLEIGVEVIKLKTDSAVGTPTTFTRTADTTVIIHNEQTVVIGGMIGEDTTQGEYKVPLLGDIPVLGWMFKSKSTSNEKTNLYIFITPRIVENPAELAELFHKKRETMEKVHRVPGDAADQFLRPVATNPAHSVALSDIGFAKMQQKDLLRARQYFNQALKIDPDNAAALVNLATLNEMEGKRDEAASLYRQVLELPPSEGGADNHEAASEDPYKALARAGLNRLQ; from the coding sequence ATGATGAGAACATTCTTGATCTACGGTTTTTCTGCGGCCCTATTTGCAAGCTGCCTGCTGTGCGGCATCTCTCCCCTATGTGCAGCCAGCCCTAAGGTGACCCAACAGACCGGAGGAGCGCAGCGTTATGTCACAATCGACTTTAACGATGTTGATATAAATATTTTTATAAAATATATCAGCGAGCTGACCGGGAAAAACTTCGTTGTTGACCGTGAGGTCAAAGGCAAGGTGACGATTATTTCACCGACCCGTATTTCGGAAGAGAATGCTTACCGGGTTTTCGAATCCGTTCTGGAAGTCCATGGCTTTGCCGCTGTGCCCAGCGGTTCCATCATTAAAATCGTCCCATCAGTGGTGGCTCGATCAAAGAACATCGCGACCTTGCACGACAGCGATATGACTTTGGATGGAGACGATCGCGTTGTCACCCAGATCGTCTCTCTGAAACATGCGAATGCCGAAGAAATAAAAAATATGCTCATCCCCCTGGTGTCCAAGACCAGTGTCATTATTTCTCATGCTGGTTCGGGTATGCTGATTCTCACTGATTTCCAGTCCAATATCTCCCGTCTGATGGAGATAATAAGGACCGTTGATGTACCGGCGGATGGCGATGAAATGTTCATCATTCCACTGCATCGCACTTCGGCGGAAAGCATTTCCAGGGCCATCGGTCAACTGTTCACCGGGGTGCAGGCACAGAAAGGTCAACGTCCGGAAGCCGTCAAGATTATCCCCTTTGAACGCACAAATGCTTTGATTGTTGTCGCTCCCAAAGAGTTGATGCCGCGAATTCGTGCTCTTGTAACGAAACTGGATGAAGATGTTCCCAGGAAGGATGGGAATCTCCATGTTATCTACCTCCAGCATGCCAATGCCGAAGAGATGGTCAAGGTGCTGACGAATCTTCCCGGCGAGGCCCTCAGCGGGAAAGCAGCGCCGGGCGGGGCATCCGGGGGAGGCACTGTTGCCGGAGGTGCCATCTCTGCAGAAATAAAGATAGTGGCCGATACGGAAACCAACGCCCTGGTCATCACCGGTCCGCGTGAAGAGTATGAAGCTGTTGAAAATCTTGTCAAGAAACTGGATATTCCGCGGCGGATGGTCTATCTGGAGGCCCTGATCATGGAGGTAAAGGTAACCAAGGACTTTGCCATTGGTGTGCAGTGGGCCGACGGCAGAGGATCGGTTGTCGGCGGCTTCAGTGGCAGGCCCGGTTCTGCCGCTTACGATAATCTTACCGGCATGACAACTGATCCGGGACGGCTGCCCGCAGGTTTCACCTTGGGGGTTCTTGATAAGGGAATCAGGATCGGTGATGTGACTTTTCCAAATCTGGGCGCCGTCGTCAATGCGTATAAAAGTGACGATGATGTCAATGTTATTGCCACGCCGCAGATCCTCACCACAGACAATAAAAAGGCAACGATCAAGGTGGGCGAGAACGTACCGTACATCACCAGCAAGAATACAACTTCCGGTACACAACAGGATTACACCAATTACGAATACAAGGACGTGGCCACAAGTCTGACCATCACCCCTCAGGTGAACCAGGCGGAAATCGTTCGTCTGGAAATCGGAGTTGAAGTGATCAAACTCAAGACCGACAGTGCCGTCGGCACCCCGACGACCTTTACCCGGACCGCAGATACCACCGTTATCATTCATAATGAGCAGACTGTGGTCATCGGCGGTATGATAGGCGAGGATACGACACAAGGCGAGTACAAGGTGCCTCTGCTCGGAGACATTCCGGTCCTGGGATGGATGTTTAAGTCAAAAAGTACAAGCAATGAAAAGACCAATCTCTATATCTTTATAACCCCTCGTATTGTTGAAAATCCGGCAGAGCTTGCCGAATTGTTTCATAAGAAAAGAGAAACCATGGAAAAAGTGCATCGTGTTCCCGGAGATGCGGCTGATCAGTTCCTGCGGCCGGTGGCCACCAATCCGGCGCACAGTGTAGCTCTGTCGGATATCGGCTTTGCGAAGATGCAGCAAAAGGACCTGCTTCGCGCCCGGCAGTACTTTAACCAGGCGTTGAAGATTGATCCCGATAATGCGGCGGCTCTGGTCAACCTTGCCACCTTGAATGAAATGGAGGGAAAGAGAGATGAGGCCGCATCGCTGTACAGGCAGGTGCTGGAGTTGCCGCCATCGGAAGGTGGTGCAGACAACCACGAGGCCGCATCGGAAGATCCTTATAAGGCCTTGGCCAGGGCCGGATTAAACCGTCTGCAGTAG
- the gspE gene encoding type II secretion system ATPase GspE: MRQLGEILQQNFGVSAESIENALTLQRERGGRIGEILVQQREISENDLLQVRSVQCGLDVVYTLPQDFEPFFVSRIPIGFLKKFKMVPVATRSDAYIAVAEPFYFQQLDDLQRLLDWKGIKVVLAPQNEIFVAINSAYDMTRQDVADQVMQDMDEENPESILSEIEETSDLLDDTSDAPVIKLVNLVLSQAVRDNASDIHIESYKDRVKIRKRVDGILYDMYSPPRHVQGKLISRVKIMAKMDIAEKRLPQDGRIEIRIADKNVDIRVSTLPTSFGERVVMRLLDKSTSLVPLEDLGLSEEDMDNFLKMIRAPHGIILVTGPTGSGKTTTLYSALSILNQSDINIITVEDPIEYQMQGISQVQVNPKIGLTFANGLRTIVRQDPDVILVGEIRDLETAEIAIQSALTGHLVFSTLHTNDAASAVTRLIDMGVEPFLVSSAVNAIMAQRLVRKICPHCKEGYVPPDAFLERVGLSPIKFAGRELYRGVGCAQCLQTGYKGRIGIFELMRLTPALKNLILTTSDAGQIKKQALASLESGTRTLRQDGLRKVLAGLTTLEEVFRVT, from the coding sequence ATGCGGCAGCTGGGTGAAATCCTGCAACAGAATTTTGGGGTTTCAGCGGAAAGTATAGAGAACGCGTTGACACTACAGCGCGAAAGGGGTGGACGGATCGGTGAGATCCTGGTGCAGCAGCGTGAAATTTCAGAAAATGACCTGTTGCAGGTACGCAGTGTCCAGTGTGGTCTGGATGTTGTGTACACTCTACCTCAGGACTTTGAGCCTTTTTTCGTGTCACGGATTCCCATTGGTTTTTTAAAGAAGTTTAAGATGGTTCCTGTTGCGACACGTTCAGACGCCTATATTGCTGTGGCGGAACCGTTTTATTTCCAGCAGCTTGACGACCTGCAGCGCTTACTTGACTGGAAGGGGATCAAGGTGGTGCTTGCACCGCAAAATGAAATTTTTGTTGCTATCAATTCGGCCTATGACATGACCAGACAGGATGTTGCTGATCAGGTCATGCAGGATATGGACGAGGAGAACCCGGAGAGCATTCTCTCAGAGATCGAGGAAACTTCCGACCTGCTGGATGATACCAGCGATGCGCCGGTCATCAAGCTGGTTAATCTGGTTCTCTCCCAGGCAGTCCGCGACAATGCAAGTGATATCCATATCGAATCCTATAAGGATCGTGTCAAGATCCGTAAGCGGGTCGACGGCATTCTCTACGACATGTACTCTCCTCCCCGCCATGTGCAGGGCAAGCTGATTTCACGCGTTAAAATCATGGCGAAAATGGATATTGCAGAGAAACGATTACCCCAGGACGGGCGAATCGAAATCCGAATCGCTGATAAAAACGTGGATATCCGCGTCTCCACCTTACCCACTTCGTTTGGTGAGCGGGTCGTCATGCGTCTGCTTGATAAGTCAACGTCGCTTGTCCCTTTGGAAGATCTGGGGCTCTCTGAAGAGGATATGGACAACTTTCTCAAAATGATCAGAGCGCCGCATGGGATTATTTTAGTCACCGGACCAACCGGAAGCGGTAAAACAACAACCCTGTATTCGGCCTTAAGTATCCTTAATCAATCTGATATCAACATTATTACTGTTGAAGATCCGATTGAATACCAGATGCAGGGGATCAGCCAGGTGCAGGTCAATCCAAAAATCGGCCTGACCTTTGCGAACGGGTTGCGGACTATTGTCCGTCAGGATCCGGATGTTATTTTGGTTGGAGAAATTCGTGATCTGGAAACCGCTGAAATTGCGATTCAGTCGGCATTAACCGGTCACCTGGTCTTTTCAACCCTGCATACCAACGATGCGGCCAGTGCCGTCACCCGTTTAATCGATATGGGGGTGGAGCCGTTCCTGGTCTCTTCAGCGGTCAATGCGATCATGGCACAGCGTCTGGTACGGAAAATCTGCCCCCATTGCAAAGAGGGTTATGTGCCGCCGGATGCCTTTCTGGAACGGGTCGGTCTTTCACCCATAAAGTTTGCCGGCAGAGAGCTGTACAGAGGCGTTGGCTGTGCGCAATGTTTACAAACCGGATACAAGGGGAGGATCGGCATTTTTGAGCTGATGCGTCTGACACCGGCGCTGAAAAATTTAATTCTCACCACCTCGGATGCAGGTCAGATCAAGAAGCAGGCCCTTGCCTCTCTGGAGTCCGGTACCAGAACCCTGCGCCAGGACGGGCTGCGTAAGGTTCTGGCAGGTTTGACGACCCTGGAGGAGGTCTTCCGGGTCACCTGA
- the gspM gene encoding type II secretion system protein GspM, which produces MKLQQLSRREQLAVYIAGGALVLFVVVQFLIFPLIDGRSTLQKRLQTREMAIVEMRELQQRYQRINRHSGSLSTLLEQREPGFSLFSFVEQKATDSGVKELITYMKPTESMEDKQFKQSQVEMRLQGVSLGKLVEFLEQVEAPKQLVGISKVAIQENGKELGTLDVTLHLMSVDQADGPSARE; this is translated from the coding sequence ATGAAGCTGCAACAGTTAAGTCGGCGTGAACAGCTTGCGGTATATATCGCTGGAGGAGCGCTTGTCCTCTTTGTTGTTGTGCAGTTTTTGATCTTTCCACTGATCGACGGGCGGTCAACCTTACAGAAAAGACTGCAGACTCGTGAAATGGCCATTGTAGAGATGCGAGAGCTGCAGCAACGCTACCAGCGGATCAACCGACATTCCGGTTCCCTCTCCACCCTGCTGGAGCAGCGTGAACCCGGCTTCAGTCTGTTTTCCTTTGTTGAACAAAAAGCTACGGACAGTGGAGTAAAAGAACTGATTACGTACATGAAACCAACAGAGTCGATGGAGGACAAGCAGTTTAAACAGAGCCAGGTTGAAATGCGGTTGCAGGGTGTCAGCCTTGGTAAACTCGTTGAGTTTCTTGAACAGGTTGAAGCGCCGAAACAACTGGTCGGTATCAGCAAGGTTGCAATCCAGGAAAATGGCAAAGAGCTGGGGACACTTGATGTGACCCTGCACCTGATGAGCGTGGATCAGGCAGATGGGCCGTCAGCACGTGAATGA
- the gspF gene encoding type II secretion system inner membrane protein GspF codes for MPVYEFTALTSTGKKIKGIIDADSLTAARQKIRGQGQYPVHLQETSVKADKTGVPFFSKRFHLGQPVKQHDIHIATRQLATLLGAGIPLVSALNGLIEQTANHSLKTVLAQIKDAVNEGNSLTTALNDHPRLFSKIYVNMVRAGEASGSLDVILERLAEFGENQHAIRSRIKAALLYPIFMAVVGIAVLFLLITFIVPNITAVFEGTQQALPLPTVFLIATSTILRQYWWAVLLLTFSGLATFRWYINTPDGRRRWDLLKLSAPGIRDLSIKTASARFSRTLASLLQSGVSLITSLQIVKNIVDNVLLTELINDACDALEKGGSLSHFFTGNAWFPPMLIQMMAVGEQSGTLDKMLAKAADSYEKEVEAKILGLTSMIEPIMILSMGIVVSFIVISILLPIFEMNQLIR; via the coding sequence ATGCCTGTTTATGAATTCACCGCTCTCACCAGTACCGGCAAAAAAATAAAAGGGATTATAGATGCCGACTCTCTGACCGCTGCCCGGCAAAAGATCCGCGGCCAGGGCCAATATCCGGTTCATTTGCAAGAGACCTCCGTGAAAGCGGACAAAACCGGCGTCCCGTTCTTCTCGAAACGGTTTCATCTTGGTCAGCCCGTTAAACAGCATGACATCCATATCGCCACCCGGCAGCTGGCCACCCTGCTTGGTGCCGGTATTCCACTGGTATCAGCTCTCAACGGATTGATTGAACAGACCGCCAACCATTCCTTAAAGACTGTGCTTGCCCAGATCAAGGATGCAGTCAATGAGGGGAACTCTCTGACCACCGCACTCAATGACCATCCCCGTCTTTTTTCAAAGATTTACGTTAACATGGTTCGTGCCGGTGAGGCATCCGGATCCCTTGACGTCATCTTAGAACGGTTAGCCGAGTTTGGGGAAAACCAGCATGCGATCCGCTCACGCATCAAGGCTGCCCTGCTCTATCCGATCTTTATGGCTGTTGTCGGCATAGCTGTCCTCTTTCTCCTGATCACCTTCATTGTACCAAACATCACTGCGGTTTTTGAAGGCACGCAACAGGCACTGCCACTACCGACAGTGTTCCTCATTGCGACCAGCACCATACTGCGGCAGTACTGGTGGGCGGTGCTCCTGCTCACTTTCAGCGGCCTGGCGACGTTCCGCTGGTATATCAACACTCCTGACGGCAGACGGCGGTGGGACCTGCTGAAACTGTCGGCACCCGGCATCCGCGACCTCAGCATTAAAACTGCATCCGCCCGCTTCAGCCGCACCCTTGCCAGCCTGTTGCAATCCGGTGTTTCTCTGATCACTTCCCTGCAGATCGTTAAAAACATCGTTGACAATGTGCTGTTAACCGAACTGATCAACGATGCCTGTGATGCGCTGGAAAAGGGAGGCAGTCTCTCGCACTTTTTCACAGGCAACGCCTGGTTTCCTCCCATGTTGATACAGATGATGGCAGTCGGGGAACAGAGCGGGACCCTGGACAAGATGCTTGCCAAGGCAGCTGACAGTTATGAAAAAGAAGTCGAAGCCAAAATCCTGGGCCTGACCTCAATGATCGAACCGATCATGATTCTTTCCATGGGCATTGTGGTCAGTTTTATCGTGATCTCCATACTGCTGCCCATCTTTGAAATGAACCAGCTTATCAGGTGA
- a CDS encoding thiamine biosynthesis protein gives MNKRVALGLFSGGLDSILACRLVAAQGIRVIGLQFVTPFFNEELPARQKEYAGEVYSRYGLEVQLVDMSSDYMHLLDKPVYGFGKHFNPCIDCKIMMLSKARELLPRYGASFLVSGEVIGQRPMSQRRDALRVIERDAGCDGLLLRPLCAQLLPPTRPEIEGIVDRNQLYAFSGRGRKQQRQLAEQLGVTDYPAPAGGCMLTDPNLARRFRQYYSGVFPCGEQRSAEDIRLLTFGRQFKLDKDVWFILGRDERENNRLASLRGIDDWLVSMTSRPGPLGLVRHAQSMLARSAAEREMIPRLAGLVVRFGKKGCDGRESAEVVFDKGDEQELGIFSPVTEEEVNSWRV, from the coding sequence ATGAATAAACGTGTGGCCCTGGGCCTTTTTTCAGGAGGATTGGATTCGATTCTTGCGTGTCGTCTTGTGGCTGCTCAAGGAATACGGGTCATTGGTCTTCAATTCGTCACTCCGTTTTTTAATGAGGAGCTGCCGGCCCGACAAAAGGAGTATGCAGGTGAGGTCTACAGCAGGTACGGTCTGGAAGTACAGCTTGTTGACATGAGCTCTGATTATATGCATCTGCTCGACAAACCGGTTTATGGTTTTGGTAAACACTTTAATCCGTGCATTGACTGCAAGATCATGATGCTGTCTAAGGCACGTGAACTGTTGCCACGATATGGAGCATCCTTTCTTGTCAGCGGTGAAGTGATCGGGCAACGGCCCATGTCACAGCGGCGGGATGCTCTACGTGTGATTGAGCGTGATGCCGGCTGCGACGGTTTACTCTTGCGACCGCTTTGTGCGCAGCTGCTGCCGCCGACCCGCCCTGAAATCGAGGGGATCGTTGATCGCAACCAGCTGTACGCTTTTTCCGGACGAGGACGAAAGCAGCAGCGGCAGCTTGCCGAACAACTCGGTGTTACTGATTATCCTGCACCTGCGGGTGGTTGCATGCTGACTGATCCCAACCTGGCTAGACGGTTCAGGCAGTACTACAGTGGTGTTTTCCCCTGTGGCGAGCAGCGAAGTGCTGAGGATATCCGTTTGTTGACCTTTGGCCGTCAGTTTAAGCTTGATAAGGATGTCTGGTTTATTCTCGGCAGAGACGAGCGTGAAAACAATCGGTTGGCATCTTTGCGCGGTATCGATGACTGGCTTGTGAGCATGACTTCACGTCCCGGTCCCCTTGGTTTAGTCCGTCATGCGCAAAGCATGCTGGCACGGTCCGCTGCAGAAAGGGAGATGATCCCCCGCTTGGCCGGCCTGGTTGTGCGTTTTGGGAAAAAGGGATGTGATGGCCGGGAAAGCGCGGAAGTGGTTTTTGATAAAGGTGATGAGCAGGAGCTCGGCATCTTTTCACCTGTAACAGAGGAAGAAGTCAATTCATGGCGAGTGTAG